A single genomic interval of Corallococcus macrosporus harbors:
- a CDS encoding FHA domain-containing protein gives MSNAPPPARRRPTSGTPSSGTGQRAPARRSSAGAAAARPAKLVVVAGPMEGEEFALSELEYTVGRSTDNPICIQDTSVSRKHVTLRKESAGWMVSDMGSGNGTIVNGEPISEETLLANGDVITLGDSELRYEDTANSTAKVQAPSGSRPRPSTAAGRAPTAVPARPAREGRARPQTSRAAAAAELTPEVQRKRMRMKLAGAAVLVLLFAGLGVMRSRMRHQQEEQGRIEAEQRSYREQLGGLFQEAKNLVREGQWQQAKAKLEELHAQAPDYPGVEDYLKAAEREIPNQNHLATAQAALDKGELASAKASIDKVGSDTQLYEQRKTALKNLTDAADKRTKEAKQLLDTRQLENVQKAKAITDDVLATFPEHRDGKLVNDDAARVIADLTRPDPVRVAAAPKPWEPAVDRFRDGDTSGAVAILNACAAKTPQCKQLMSQVTEFGNLYKKLEELDAKGLSRLLALDKDITDGRGSKMGRNAGTRASTIYYKSAAGAKAAGQWSRAMEFARRALQADPNHTGAANIVNDLKGKAKDLYMQAYSIKDSSPEDALPKFRDVVTMTPPDDELHGKAQGWVEKLSR, from the coding sequence GGAGTACACGGTCGGCCGTTCCACCGACAACCCCATCTGCATCCAGGACACGTCGGTCTCCCGCAAGCACGTGACGCTGCGCAAGGAGTCCGCTGGCTGGATGGTCAGCGACATGGGCTCCGGCAACGGCACCATCGTCAACGGCGAGCCCATCTCCGAGGAGACGCTGCTCGCCAACGGCGACGTCATCACGCTGGGCGACTCGGAGCTGCGCTACGAGGACACCGCCAACAGCACCGCCAAGGTGCAGGCCCCGTCCGGTTCCCGGCCCCGTCCGTCCACGGCCGCCGGGCGCGCTCCCACGGCCGTGCCGGCGCGTCCCGCCCGCGAGGGCCGTGCGCGCCCGCAGACGTCGCGCGCCGCCGCCGCCGCGGAGCTCACGCCGGAGGTCCAGCGCAAGCGCATGCGGATGAAGCTCGCGGGCGCCGCCGTGCTGGTGCTGCTCTTCGCGGGCCTGGGCGTCATGCGCTCGCGCATGCGGCACCAGCAGGAGGAGCAGGGCCGCATCGAGGCGGAGCAGCGCTCGTACCGCGAGCAGCTGGGCGGTCTCTTCCAGGAGGCCAAGAACCTGGTGCGCGAGGGCCAGTGGCAGCAGGCCAAGGCGAAGCTGGAGGAGCTCCACGCGCAGGCGCCGGACTACCCCGGCGTGGAGGACTACCTGAAGGCCGCGGAGCGGGAGATCCCCAACCAGAACCACCTGGCCACGGCCCAGGCGGCGCTGGACAAGGGGGAACTCGCCAGCGCGAAGGCCTCCATCGACAAGGTGGGCAGCGACACCCAGCTCTACGAGCAGCGCAAGACGGCGCTCAAGAACCTGACGGACGCCGCCGACAAGCGCACGAAGGAAGCCAAGCAGTTGCTGGACACGCGCCAGCTGGAGAACGTCCAGAAGGCCAAGGCCATCACCGACGACGTGCTCGCGACCTTCCCTGAGCACCGCGACGGCAAGCTCGTCAACGACGACGCCGCGCGCGTCATCGCGGACCTGACCCGTCCGGATCCGGTGCGCGTGGCCGCGGCGCCCAAGCCGTGGGAGCCCGCCGTGGACCGCTTCCGCGACGGTGACACGTCCGGCGCGGTGGCCATCCTCAACGCGTGCGCGGCCAAGACGCCGCAGTGCAAGCAGCTCATGTCGCAGGTGACGGAGTTCGGCAACCTCTACAAGAAGCTGGAGGAGCTGGACGCCAAGGGCCTCAGCCGGCTGCTCGCGCTGGACAAGGACATCACCGACGGGCGCGGCAGCAAGATGGGGCGCAACGCGGGCACCCGCGCGTCGACCATCTATTACAAGAGCGCCGCGGGCGCGAAGGCCGCCGGCCAGTGGTCGCGCGCCATGGAGTTCGCCCGCCGCGCGCTCCAGGCGGACCCCAACCACACGGGCGCCGCCAACATCGTCAACGACCTCAAGGGCAAGGCGAAGGACCTGTACATGCAGGCCTACTCCATCAAGGACTCCAGCCCGGAGGACGCGCTGCCCAAGTTCCGCGACGTCGTCACGATGACGCCGCCCGACGACGAGCTGCACGGCAAGGCCCAGGGCTGGGTCGAGAAGCTGTCGCGATGA